One Phaseolus vulgaris cultivar G19833 chromosome 2, P. vulgaris v2.0, whole genome shotgun sequence DNA window includes the following coding sequences:
- the LOC137812652 gene encoding uncharacterized protein translates to MRGTNGGTRANNTFDTINAAAFAIASASHNRVSQPPTQKKRWGNWLSKIGCFGYQRNRKRIGHAILAPETTPNGAEPAAAAAVSSTQAPSITLPFAAPPSSPASFFQSEPPSTAHSPVGKFSHTCVSASMYSPGGPASIFAIGPFAHETQLVSPPVFSASSTAPFTPPPESVHLTTPSSPEVPFAQLLDPNNRNADTFQRFQISPYDFQSYQFHPGSPVAQLISPRSAISASGTSSPLPDSEINATLSHILDFQRPDPPKLLNLDKLSVSQNRKSNQNQGSGSLTPDAGFLSNHWVSEIKMSPRPTNNRVSEISINHRVSFEISAQKVLESLENKPAASAWTKVMSKLKNDDPAAADKEEKFGETGCNEKQQVLAETHNDEPLEPNLSEDDATAHEKDQYLTLASAKEFNFDKADGGDSLAPIIVADWWANEKVAGKERGATKDWSFFPMIQPGLS, encoded by the exons ATGAGAGGGACTAATGGTGGGACTCGTGCTAACAACACTTTCGACACTATAAACGCTGCTGCCTTTGCCATAGCCTCTGCTTCCCACAACCGCGTTTCTCAACCTCCTACCCAG AAGAAAAGATGGGGAAACTGGTTGAGCAAAATTGGGTGTTTTGGATATCAAAGAAACAGAAAGCGCATTGGACATGCGATCCTTGCTCCAGAAACAACCCCGAATGGAGCAGAgcctgctgctgctgctgctgttaGTTCAACACAAGCACCAAGCATAACACTCCCCTTCGCCGCGCCTCCCTCATCTCCGGCATCTTTCTTTCAATCAGAACCTCCCTCAACTGCACACTCACCAGTTGGTAAATTTTCTCACACTTGTGTCTCTGCCAGCATGTATTCCCCTGGTGGCCCTGCATCAATCTTTGCCATTGGCCCTTTTGCTCATGAAACCCAATTAGTATCACCACCTGTTTTCTCGGCTTCCTCCACCGCTCCTTTCACCCCACCTCCTGAATCTGTCCACTTGACCACCCCTTCTTCGCCGGAGGTTCCTTTTGCTCAGCTTCTTGACCCCAACAACAGGAATGCTGACACCTTTCAGCGCTTCCAGATATCTCCCTATGACTTCCAGTCCTATCAGTTTCACCCAGGAAGTCCAGTTGCTCAACTCATATCACCAAGATCCGCCATCTCTGCATCCGGCACCTCATCGCCACTCCCTGACTCCGAAATTAACGCCACTCTCTCCCATATCCTTGATTTCCAAAGACCAGACCCTCCCAAGCTTCTCAACTTGGATAAACTCTCTGTTTCTCAAAACAGGAAGTCAAACCAAAACCAAGGTTCCGGCTCTCTCACCCCTGATGCTGGTTTTCTTTCAAATCATTGGGTTTCTGAGATCAAAATGTCCCCACGCCCAACCAATAATCGAGTTAGTGAGATCAGTATAAATCATAGAGTTTCATTTGAGATATCTGCGCAGAAAGTCTTGGAATCTCTAGAAAACAAGCCTGCAGCATCGGCATGGACTAAGGTCATGTCAAAGTTGAAAAACGACGATCCAGCAGCAGCagacaaagaagaaaaatttggAGAAACCGGATGCAATGAGAAACAACAAGTTCTTGCCGAAACTCACAATGATGAACCACTGGAACCCAATTTGAGTGAAGATGATGCAACAGCTCACGAGAAGGATCAGTACTTAACTCTTGCTTCTGCTAAAGAATTCAACTTTGATAAAGCAGATGGAGGGGATTCTCTTGCTCCCATTATAGTTGCTGACTGGTGGGCTAATGAGAAAGTTGCAGGGAAGGAGAGGGGGGCCACCAAAGATTGGTCCTTTTTCCCAATGATTCAACCTGGTCTCAGTTAA
- the LOC137812651 gene encoding BTB/POZ domain-containing protein At5g41330: MPPFAGSEPAGFPKPDSNIVSIDVGGQVFQTTKQTLTSAGPKTFFSRIAESSGIYAPFIDRDPEMFSLLLSLLRTGNLPSKAKAFDIQDLIIESKFYGIETLLVNSLSNPSQLEPFNLQKSLLLPLNGRDSPSALAADGACGALHVAHGSKITSFDWSLRRKATVLTHFTAVDSLLALSPTLVAAGANDFSGLQILDLEKARVRETLNWENVTKSGSTVQAIGSSTENMFVSFESSRRNSNSILVYDLHTLTPVTEIGHNEIFGADIDSAIPATKLQWIEGYNLLMASGSHSGPSGVSGNIRLWDVRSGNVVWEISEKVDCFADVAVSDGLSVIFKVGVNSGEASYVDMRNLSNESTWVCLGDKRKVMNSGKKEGIGCKIKTQGNQVFCTKGGDVELWSEVVMGSGNTGRIFKKNLMGRMRDMGGAKITNLAFGGSTMFLTRKDQQCVEVWQSSSREF; this comes from the coding sequence ATGCCACCTTTTGCAGGTTCTGAACCAGCTGGCTTCCCCAAGCCCGATTCCAACATAGTTTCCATCGACGTCGGAGGCCAAGTCTTCCAAACCACCAAACAGACACTAACCTCAGCGGGTCCAAAAACCTTCTTCTCCAGAATTGCGGAATCTTCTGGAATCTACGCGCCGTTCATCGACAGAGACCCGGAAATGTTCTCCCTGCTCCTCTCTCTCCTCCGCACCGGAAACCTTCCCTCAAAGGCCAAAGCTTTCGATATCCAAGACCTAATTATCGAGTCCAAATTCTACGGCATCGAAACCCTCCTCGTCAATTCCCTCTCCAACCCTTCTCAGCTGGAACCTTTCAACCTCCAAAAATCTCTCCTTTTGCCACTCAACGGCCGCGACTCCCCCTCCGCCCTCGCCGCCGACGGCGCCTGCGGCGCCCTCCACGTCGCGCACGGCAGCAAGATCACCTCCTTCGACTGGTCCCTCCGCCGCAAGGCCACCGTCCTCACCCACTTCACCGCGGTGGACTCCCTCCTCGCGCTCTCGCCGACGCTGGTTGCTGCCGGCGCCAACGACTTCTCCGGCCTCCAGATCCTGGACCTCGAAAAAGCCCGCGTCAGGGAAACCCTAAACTGGGAAAACGTCACCAAATCCGGGTCCACCGTCCAGGCCATCGGATCCTCCACGGAAAACATGTTCGTCAGCTTCGAATCCTCGCGCCGAAACTCCAATTCCATATTGGTTTACGATTTGCATACTCTAACCCCCGTCACCGAGATCGGTCACAACGAAATCTTCGGCGCAGACATCGATTCAGCAATTCCCGCGACGAAGTTGCAGTGGATTGAGGGTTACAATTTGTTGATGGCCTCTGGGTCCCACAGTGGGCCCTCCGGCGTCTCCGGTAACATTCGATTGTGGGATGTTCGGTCCGGTAACGTGGTCTGGGAGATTTCGGAGAAGGTGGATTGTTTTGCTGACGTGGCGGTTTCCGATGGGTTGTCGGTAATTTTTAAGGTTGGTGTGAATTCGGGCGAAGCGTCGTACGTGGACATGCGGAATCTGAGCAACGAGAGCACCTGGGTTTGTCTTGGAGATAAAAGAAAGGTAATGAACAGTGGGAAGAAGGAAGGGATTGGCTGCAAAATTAAAACGCAGGGGAATCAAGTGTTTTGCACCAAGGGTGGTGACGTGGAGCTCTGGTCTGAGGTTGTTATGGGCTCTGGAAATACTGGGAGAATCTTCAAGAAGAACTTGATGGGTAGGATGAGGGACATGGGTGGTGCAAAGATTACCAATTTGGCCTTTGGAGGAAGCACCATGTTCTTGACCAGAAAGGATCAGCAATGTGTTGAGGTGTGGCAGAGTTCTTCAAGGGAATTTTGa